CCCCGGGGGAGCGCCGGGAGATAGAGGGCCGCCTGTTCCGCGGTGAGCTGCTCGGGGTGGTCTCCACCAACGCGCTGGAGCTGGGGGTGGACGTGGGGTCGCTGGACGCCGCGGTCTGCTGCGGGTACCCGGGGAGCGTGGCCTCCGTCTGGCAGCAGTGGGGGAGGGCCGGACGCGGGGAGAACCCCTCACTCGCCGTCTACATCCCCGGCCGGGACGCGCTGGACCAGTTCCTCTACGAGAACCCGCAGCGGATCCTGGGACGCCGGGTGGAGGCGGCCCGTCTGACGCTGGAGAACCCCTACATCCTGGCCCCGCACCTGCTCGCGGCCGCCCACGAGGCGCCGCTGGAGCCCGGGGACGAGGAGTTCTTCGGCCCGGGGTACGGCCGGGTGGCTGGGGAGCTTGAGGATGCCGGTGCGCTCCTGCGGAGCGGAGGTCGACTGGTGTACGCCGGCGGGGACAGTCCGGCCCGCCGGATCTCGCTGCGCTCCGCCTCCTCGGAGACGGTCGTCATCGCCGACGGCGAGGGAGAGCTGGTGGGGACCGCCGAGGCCGCCCGCGCCCCCTCCGAGCTCCACCCGGGGGCGGTGTATCTGCACCGCGGGGCGGCCTACGAGGTGGAGCGTCTGGACCTCGCCGCCCACCGGGCGCTGGTGCGCCGGGTGCCGGACCGCTTCTACACCCGGCCGCGGGTCGAGACGGACGTGGAGATCCTGGAGGAGCTGGAGGTGCGGCCGCTTCCGGGCGGGGCGGCCCTCCACCGGGGCCGGGTGCGGGCCACCGACGCCGTCACCCACTACAAGAAGGTGAGGGTCGCCGACGACCGGGATGTGGGGGTGTTTCCGCTGGATCTGCCGGAGGTCTCGCTCGAGACGCAGGCGTTCTGGATCACGCTGCCCCCTCCCCCGCCGGAGGCCCGGCCGAGCTTCGAGGTCTTCGGCGGCGCCCTGCACGCCGCCGAGCACGCCCTTATCGGGCTTCTGCCACTCTTCGCCATGTGCGACCGGGCGGACATCGGCGGACTCTCCACTCCCGTCCACCGCCAGACGGGCCGACCCACGATCTTCGTCTACGACGGCTATCCCGGCGGCGTGGGGATCTCCCACCGGGGCTTCGAGGCCTTCTTTTCCCTGGCCCGCGACGCCCTGGGCGCCATCGTGCGCTGCCCCTGCGAGAAGGGGTGTCCGGCCTGCGTCCAGTCCCCCAAGTGCGGCAACTGGAACGAACCGCTGAACAAGGAGGGGGCCGTGCGGCTGTTGCGCTTCGTGCTCGGGCAGGTGGACCGGCACCCGGCCCTCCCGTGAGCGGCGCTCCCTACATCTCGGTCGTCGGCTCGGGGCGGGCCTCCGGCGAGCTCTACGCTCTCGCCCGCGAGGTCGGGCGGCTGGTGGCCGGTCGCGGAGGGGTAGTGGTGTGCGGGGGGCTCGGCGGGGTGATGGAGGCCGCGGCCCGCGGTGCGGCGGAGGTGGGCGGTACGGCCATCGGGCTGCTGCCGGACGAGGACCGGCGGCGGGCGAACCCGTACCTCTCGTACTCGATTCCCACGGGCATGGGGCAGGCGCGTAACCTGGCGGTCGTGTGTTCGGGGGACGCGGTGGTGGCCGTGGGCGGCGAGTACGGCACGCTCTCCGAGATAGGGCTCGCTCGCAAGGTGGGGCGTCCGGTGGTGGTGCTGCGGGGCTGGGAGCTCGGCCCCCACGTCGCCGTGGCCGCCACCCCGGAGGAGGCGGTGGAGCGGGCGTTCGGTATGATCGGGGCGTTGTAGGAGAGAGCTTGGGAGGTTCGATGACCGAGGGAGACGGCAGGGTCGCGCTGGTGAGCGGTGGGAACCGGGGGATCGGGCTGGAGATCTGCCGCCAGCTCGCCGGGAAGGGGATCACCGTCGTTTTGGGCTCCCGGGACGAAAGCCAGGGGCGGGAGGCGGCGGAGAGAATCGCCGGGAGGGTCTTCGCCCACCAGCTCGACGTCGCCGACGAGGAGAGCGTGCGCCGGGTGGCCTCTTACGTGGAGGGACAGTTCGGGCGGCTGGACATACTGGTGAACAACGCCGGGGTGGCCAACGACGACGGCCAGCGCGGGGTGGACGCCGACCTGGAGAAGGTCCGGGAGGCGCTGGAGGTGAACCTGCTCGGTGCCTGGCGGCTGTGCAGGGCCTTCATCCCCCTCATGGAGCGCAACGGTTACGGCCGGATCGTCAACGTCTCCAGCGGCCTGGGCTCCATAAGCGAGATGGGTGGCGGCTCCCCGGCCTACCGGGTCTCCAAGGCCGGGTTGAACGCCCTCACGCGCATCCTGGCCGCCGAGTTGCGTGGGACGGGCATCCTGGTCAACGCGGTGTGCCCCGGCTGGGTCCAGACGGACATGGGCAGCCCGGGGGCGCCGCGGCCCGTGGAAGAGGGGGCGGACACCCCGGTCTGGGCGGCGACGCTCCCCAAGGGGGGGCCGACCGGCGGCTTTTTCCGGGACCGGCGCCCGATCCCCTGGTAGGGACAACATCCCCCGCCGGACGGGTTAGAATCTGCTGCATGGTCCGCTGCGAACCCGAACGGACGGCCGGTGCCTGACCTCGCCGGCTGGGCCTCCGAGGTGATCCGGTCTCTCGGCTACGCCGGGGTGATCCTGGTCATGATCGCCGAGAACCTCTTCCCGCCCATCCCCTCGGAGGTGGTCCTGCCCTTCGTGGGCTTCATGGTTTCGCGGGGGCATCTGGCCTTCGTGCCCGCGCTGGCGGCCGCCACGCTGGGCTCGCTCGTGGGCGCGTACGCGCTCTACGCCCTCGGCCGCTGGGGTGGCCGGCCCCTCGTCCTGCGCTACAGCTGGCTGCTGCGGGTGAGCAAGGAGGATCTGGACCGGGCGGACGGCTGGTTCGACCGCTACGGCGGCTGGATCGTCTTCTTCGGTCGTATGGTCCCCACCGTTAGGAGCATCGTCTCCATCCCGGCCGGCCTCTCGGAGATGCCGCTGGGGCGCTTCACCCTGCTGACCGTCGCCGGGTCGGCGATCTGGAACACCGCCCTGATCTCGGCGGGTCTGTTCTTCGGGGAGAACTGGCGGCGGGCCGTCGGGTACGCGGAGTCGGCCTCGCCGGCGCTGCTGGGCGCGGCGGTGGTGGCCGCCCTCGCCGCTTGGTGGCTGCTGCGGCGCCGGACCCGGCGCAGGAGGGAGGCCGGATGATCGGCTGGCGCGAGGAGCGGGTCCCGGGTGAGGTGGAGATCTCGGTCTGGCGCCTCGGGAGCGGCCCCGACCCCCTCGTCTGCCTGCACGGGATCACCGCCCAGCACCGGGCCTTTAACTTCCTGGCCCGGGAGATGTCCGGACGCCGGTCGCTCGTGGGGATGGACCTGCGCGGGCGGGGGGACTCGGAGAAGCCCCCCGCGGGCTACGGCCTCGAGGCCCACGCCCGGGACGTGGTACGGGTGCTCGACCACCTCGGGCTCCAGGAGGCCACCATCGCCGGCCACTCTATGGGCGCCTTCGTCGGGCTGGAGACCGCCCGCCGCCACCCGGAGCGCGTCCGCGCCCTGATCCTGCTCGACGGCGGCTGGCCCCGCTCCGGAGAACCCTCCGACGAGCTGGACGAGGGGCTGGGGCGGGCCTTCTCCCGGCTGGAGAGAACTTTCGGGAACCTCGAGGACTACCTGGACTTCTGGTTCCCCGGCCGGAACCTCTCGCCCGAAGACCTGCCGCCGGAGCTCGCGGACTACTACCGCTACGACCTCGAAGAGGCGGACGGAGGGCTCCGTCCCAAAGCCTCCCTCGCCGCCGCCCGCGAGGATGCCCGCTACCTGGCCTCCCGGGGACCCACGGTACGCGAGCTCGAGGAGGTGCGCCGCCCGGTGGCCCTCGTCCGGGCCGCGGAGGGCTTCTTCCCGGGGAGCGAGCCGCTCATCCCGGATGAGGTCCGGGACGCCATGGCCGGGGCGCTGGACGTCCGGCACGAGATCCTGGCGGAGGACGCCAACCATTACACCCTCCTGCTCGACCCCCGCCACGTGCGGCGCTGGGCTGGGCTCGTCGCCGACGAGGGGTGGGCGCGGTAGTGCTCCGCCTGCTGTTCATCGGGGACGTGGTGGGGGAGCGGGCGGTCGAGGCCGTCGCGGGGCTCCTGCCCGGCCTCCGGGAGGAGCTCCGGCTGGACGGCGTGGTCGTGAACGGGGAGAACGCCGCCGGCGGGGCCGGGATAACCCCGGAGCTCGCGGAGAGGCTGCTCTCGGCGGCGGACTTCATCACCCTGGGGGACCACGCCTTCGACCGGGAGGAGGCCGCCCCCTACCTGGAGCAGGAGGGGCGCATCATCCGGCCCGCGAACCTGCCGGAGGGGCTTCCGGGGCAGGGGTGGGGCTCCTTCGAGGCGGGCGGGGCGCGCGTCGGGGTGGTATGCGTGCAGGGGCGGCTCTTCATGCGGGAGGTGTGCTCGCCCTTCGAGGCCGCCGACCGGGCGCTCGAGGGGTTGCGGGGGGCGGACGTCGTCCTCTTCGACCTGCACGCCGAGGCGACCAGCGAGAAGCAGGCACTGGGCTGGCACCTCGACGGGCGCGCCGCGGCCGCCCTCGGCACCCACACCCACGTCCCCACCGCCGACCTGCGGCTGCTGCCGGGCGGCACGGCCTACGTCTCCGACGTGGGGATGGCGGGCTCGCCCGACGGGATCATCGGGATGGACCGGGAGGGGTTCATGGAGGTCTTCTTCCGGCGGCGCCGGGCCCCGGTGCACCCGGCCGCCGGCCCGGTGCGGGTGGACGCGGTGCTGGTGGAGGCCGACCCGGAGAGCGGCGGGGCCGCGGGAGCCGAGAGGATCTTCCGGGAGGTCCCCTGAAGGCCTACCGGCGGGTCTCCCGGAGGAGCAGGGCGAGCGGGCCCACCGAGGCCAGCTCCAGCGCAACGGAGAAGGCGGCGGCGTAGCCGGGCTCGGCCTCGTACAGAGCCCCCATCGCCGAGCTCCCGGCGAACCAGCAGAGGCCGTAGACGGCGTTGAAGAGGCCGTAGGCCGTCCCGCGCACGGCGGCCGGGACCATACCGCCCACCGCGGCCCGCATGATGGTCTCCTGTACCCCCATCACCGCGCCCCACAGCAGCACCCCGCCCAGGGCCGCCGCCGCGCTGCCGGAGAACGCCAGGGGCGCCACGGGCAGGGTGAGCAGGGGCACCGAGGCCAGCACCGTGAGCCCCAGCCGGTCGAAGAGCCGCCCCGAAAGGAGCGCGACCAGCGCGTCCACCCCCATGGCGGCGGCGAAGGCGAGGGGGATGCCGGCGCCCGGGAGCAACCCGGTGGTCTCGAGGTGGTAGGAGACGAGCTGGAAGCTGGCGAAGCCCCCCACCCCGAAGACGACGAACGCCATGTACAGCCAGAAGGCGCGCGGCAGCCCTCCCTCCTGCTCCCGTCCCTCCCGCCCCGCCTCCAGCCGCCCGGGGTCGGGGTAGAGGCGGCGGGAGAGGGCGAGCGTCGCGAGGGAGAGGGCGGCCGGGACCGCCAGGATGGCGAAGCCCGTCCGGTAGCCGCCCGCCAGGTACAGCACCGCCGCGACGGCCAGCGGCCCGGCGACCGCCCCCAGCTGGTCGAGCGCCTCGTGCAGCCCGAAGGCCCACCCGCGGCCCATCCGGGATCCCGCGTGGGAGAGCATCGCGTCGCGGGCGGGGCCCCGGATCGCCCGGCCCGAGCGCTCGGCGACCATGAGCGCGGAGGCGAGCTGCCAGCTCCCGACGAGCGCGAGCAGCGGGACGGCGGCGAGGTTCAGGACGTAGCCGAAGATGGTGATCGCCCAGAACCTCCCGGTTCGGTCGCCCAGGTAGCCGGAGACGGCCCGGAGGGCGTATCCCGCGAACTCCCCGAGCCCCGCGACGAAGCCGGTCGCCGCGGCCCCCGCTCCCAGGGAGGCGAGGAAGGGGCCGGTGATGCTCCGGGCCCCCTCGTAGGTGGCGTCGGCCAGGAGGTCGACCACGCCGAGCAGCACCACGAAGCGCAAGGCGGCGCGGTTTCGACTGCTTTCTCTTCCGGGCGTGCCTCTCACCCCCTCCGGAAGAATTCTCCTCTCGCAGGCCGCGCGCCTCAAGCCCCGTCTGGTGGGAGGAGCGCGACCTCCGAGAGGGTGATGAGCCCACGGGGGAGCGCGGCGCGCACCCGGGGGAGGGCGGCCTCCACCCGCGCGCGCTCCCCGGTGGCCTCGACCACCACCGGCAGGTCGGGGTGAAAGCGCAGCGGCCGGGCGGAGAGCAGCCCCGAGGAGCGGTCGAAGCCGAGGATGCCCCGGTGTATGGAGACGTCTACGACCCTCGCCTCCCGGAAGGCCTCCGCGATGACCTCGTAGGCGGGACGGTCCCCCGCACGCGCGGAGTCGCGGAGGTAGACCCTGGCCCGCACCGCGGACCCCGCGTTCACCGCTCCTCCCCGGGGAGCACCTGCTCGGCGAGCACCTCCGAGCGGATGACGAGCCCCTCCCGCACCGCCCGCCGCACGAAGGGGAGGAAGGCTTCGATCTTCTCCGCCTCGTCCACGAGGTCCACTACCACCGGCAGGTTCTCCGCCAGACGCAGGATGCCCGCGGAGGCGATGTCCGCGTGCGGGGCGTAGCCCATGAACCCCTTGAAGACGGTGGCCCCGGCGAGCCCCCGCTCCCGGGCGGCGAGCACCAGGGCCTCGAAGAGCGGGCGTCCCCTGTAGCGCTCGTCCTCGCCGATGAGGATGCGCAGCCGGACCGCGGGCCTCATCCCGCCACTCCCGCCCCCGCTGACGCGCCCAAGGAGAAGGCGAAGAGCCCGAGCGCCAGGCTGCCGACGACGTTGAAGAAGGCCCGGTCGCGCTCCCCGGAGGCGGCCAGGTTGATCGTCTCCAGCATGAGCGTGGAGAAGGTGGTGAACCCGCCGAGCAGCCCGCTCCCGAGCACGAGGAGCAGCGTCCTCTCGTGCGGGGCCGCCCCCTGCAGCAGGCCGAGCCCGAGGCAGCCGAGCACGTTGACCGCCAGCGTGCCCCAGGGGAACTCCGGTCCCATCCGGTGCCCCACCCAGCCGCCGAGGAGGTATCGGAGAACCGAACCTGCCCCGGCACCGACGAGGGTGAGGGCGAGCTCCACGTGCGACACTAGAGGAACCTCCGGGAGATCCAGAAGCCCCCGAAGGCCGCGAGCAGCCCGAACAGGATGCTGCCGCCGCCATAGAGCCCGCCGAGCAGCGGTGAGGCCTCCCAGCCGCGCATGGTGTGCAGGGCATAGGAGCTGAAGGTGGTGAGCGACCCCAGAAAACCCAGTACCCAGAACGTCCGTGCCCGCTCGCCGACGAACCGCTCGAAGATGAGGGTGCCGAAGATCGCTATGAAAAAGGAGCCGACCACGTTGGCCGCAAGGGTGCCCCAGGGAAATACGCCGTAGGCTTCGGGGGTGATCTGACGGGCGGTCTCCTCCGCCGCCAGCCGCGTCCCGGCCCCCAGTGCTCCCCCGGCGAAGACCCACCCGAGATTCTCGAGCCCGGCGCGGAAGGGCCGGGAGCGCAGGGCGGCACCCCGCAGGAAGCCCTCCGGGGCTTCGTGCACCACCGCCTCGCGGGATACCGAGATGCTCGCCCCCGGTAGAAGCCCCCGCAGCTCCTGGAGCACCTTCGCCAGAACCTCCTCCTCGTCGATCAGCATGAGGAAGACGTGGTGCGCCGCCTTCGTCTCGGGCCCCCGGTAGGCCGTTGCCGAGGCCACGCCCCGCCGGTGGGCCAGGCGCACCGCCCGCTCACAATCGAGCTCCGAGCTCAGCCTGACCGTCGCCTGAGCCACCGTCCGCTCTGTTCCCAACCCTCTCTCGACCCCCTGCGGTGTCCCGTTGACGCAACAAAAAAGCCTCCGCCCGCGCACCCGGGGGGTGCGGGACAGAAGCCATCAGCGCCGCCGGCGCGGTTCTCCGGAGAATCTCCCGGAAGGCGGGCCTCATCGCCCTGCTCGTAACGCGGACTTTACGACGTGTGGCGAGGCATTGCAAGTGCGGGTCTTCGGCGGGGGGTGTATGCTGTAATGGAGAGGGGATGCCGGTGGTGGAGCCTGGGGTCGAGCGGAGATTGAGGGAGGAGAAGATCGTCTGGCTGACCACGGTGCGGCCGGACGGGCAGCCGCAGCCGGTGCCGGTGTGGTTCGTGTGGGGGACGGAGGGTTTTCTGATCTACTCCCGTCCCAACGCCCGCAAGCTGCGCAACATCCGCTCCAACCCGCGGGTGGGGCTGAACCTGAACTGCGACGAGCGGGGAGGGAGCGTGGTGCGGGTGGAGGGGACGGCGGAGATCGTGGAGGACGCCGCCCCGGCCTCGGAGATCCCGGAGTACGTGGAGAAGTACCGGGAGGACATGCGCCGGATAGGCTACGAGCCGGCCGGGTTCGCACTGGACTACTCGGTGGCCATCCGGGTCACCCCGCGCCGCTGGCGGAGCTGGTAGGCGCCCCGCTCAGGCGGGATCTTCCTCGAGGATGTCCTCGATCTCCCGGGCGGCCCGGACTACGACCCCGCGGACGCGGCGCAGCTTCTCCCGGTCCACCCTTCCCGCGCGCAGCTTGCGGGCGAAGAGCCTTCCCAGATCCCCGAGCTCGTGCCGGATCTCGTGCAGCTCGCCCTCGAACTCCGGGTCCCTTCCTCTCCCGAAGCGGCCCCAGACGTCCTCGACCTCCTCCCGGTGCTCCCGCAGGAACGTCTTGCCCTGCCCGGTGATCTCGTAGACCCGCTTGCCGTCCCGCCGGGAGGACCTCACGTAGCCCATGTCCTCGAGCATCTGCAGCGTGGGGTAGACCGATCCGGGACTCGGCGCATAGAACCCCCGGGAACGCTCCCCGAGCGCCCGGATCACCTCGTACCCGTGCGCCGGCCGCTCCTCGAGCAGGTCCAAGATCACGTACTTCAAATCCCCCTTCCCAAACCTCCGCCGTGGCTCGAAACCAGCCCTCCATCCAGACCCCCACCCGAAAAATCCTCCCCGCATCCCGGATGAACCTCCTTCGGCCTCGCTCCAGTACAAACCCAACACATTTAAGTATATCAAGATATATCGTGATGTCACGAAAAAGTTTTCGGCGGGGCCATTGCTGGAGCCGGGGGGATGGTGGGGATAGAGTATGCGGGGATGAGGGCTTCTGGGCGGGCAGTGGTGGTGGGGTGTGGTGTGATCGGTCTGAGCACCGCGCTCGTGTTGTGCGAGCGGGG
The Rubrobacter xylanophilus genome window above contains:
- a CDS encoding DEAD/DEAH box helicase yields the protein MSSRAALPLAGIHPRELGRVVASLRPRPASLVELPPDLHPALREALQRGGMGRLYSHQRESYERLRSGENVVVSTATASGKSLCYKLFAFQTALEDPRSRALFLYPTKALAQDQLGKIRAFGLRGVRPATYDGDTPQSLRADVRRRANVVLTNPDMLSVGILPNHDAWGPFLRGLGVVAVDEAHVLRGVFGSHVAAVLRRLRRVARLHGGDPRFVLTSATIANPQELAETLTGLPFSPVDRDGAPSGERRVIFRNPPLLDRERGERRSLLTEGALVFAALVARGVRTIAFARTRRAAELIYRYAADRLGPEGARRISPYRAGYTPGERREIEGRLFRGELLGVVSTNALELGVDVGSLDAAVCCGYPGSVASVWQQWGRAGRGENPSLAVYIPGRDALDQFLYENPQRILGRRVEAARLTLENPYILAPHLLAAAHEAPLEPGDEEFFGPGYGRVAGELEDAGALLRSGGRLVYAGGDSPARRISLRSASSETVVIADGEGELVGTAEAARAPSELHPGAVYLHRGAAYEVERLDLAAHRALVRRVPDRFYTRPRVETDVEILEELEVRPLPGGAALHRGRVRATDAVTHYKKVRVADDRDVGVFPLDLPEVSLETQAFWITLPPPPPEARPSFEVFGGALHAAEHALIGLLPLFAMCDRADIGGLSTPVHRQTGRPTIFVYDGYPGGVGISHRGFEAFFSLARDALGAIVRCPCEKGCPACVQSPKCGNWNEPLNKEGAVRLLRFVLGQVDRHPALP
- a CDS encoding TIGR00725 family protein gives rise to the protein MSGAPYISVVGSGRASGELYALAREVGRLVAGRGGVVVCGGLGGVMEAAARGAAEVGGTAIGLLPDEDRRRANPYLSYSIPTGMGQARNLAVVCSGDAVVAVGGEYGTLSEIGLARKVGRPVVVLRGWELGPHVAVAATPEEAVERAFGMIGAL
- a CDS encoding SDR family oxidoreductase, whose protein sequence is MTEGDGRVALVSGGNRGIGLEICRQLAGKGITVVLGSRDESQGREAAERIAGRVFAHQLDVADEESVRRVASYVEGQFGRLDILVNNAGVANDDGQRGVDADLEKVREALEVNLLGAWRLCRAFIPLMERNGYGRIVNVSSGLGSISEMGGGSPAYRVSKAGLNALTRILAAELRGTGILVNAVCPGWVQTDMGSPGAPRPVEEGADTPVWAATLPKGGPTGGFFRDRRPIPW
- a CDS encoding DedA family protein — translated: MPDLAGWASEVIRSLGYAGVILVMIAENLFPPIPSEVVLPFVGFMVSRGHLAFVPALAAATLGSLVGAYALYALGRWGGRPLVLRYSWLLRVSKEDLDRADGWFDRYGGWIVFFGRMVPTVRSIVSIPAGLSEMPLGRFTLLTVAGSAIWNTALISAGLFFGENWRRAVGYAESASPALLGAAVVAALAAWWLLRRRTRRRREAG
- a CDS encoding alpha/beta hydrolase, which produces MIGWREERVPGEVEISVWRLGSGPDPLVCLHGITAQHRAFNFLAREMSGRRSLVGMDLRGRGDSEKPPAGYGLEAHARDVVRVLDHLGLQEATIAGHSMGAFVGLETARRHPERVRALILLDGGWPRSGEPSDELDEGLGRAFSRLERTFGNLEDYLDFWFPGRNLSPEDLPPELADYYRYDLEEADGGLRPKASLAAAREDARYLASRGPTVRELEEVRRPVALVRAAEGFFPGSEPLIPDEVRDAMAGALDVRHEILAEDANHYTLLLDPRHVRRWAGLVADEGWAR
- a CDS encoding TIGR00282 family metallophosphoesterase, encoding MGAVVLRLLFIGDVVGERAVEAVAGLLPGLREELRLDGVVVNGENAAGGAGITPELAERLLSAADFITLGDHAFDREEAAPYLEQEGRIIRPANLPEGLPGQGWGSFEAGGARVGVVCVQGRLFMREVCSPFEAADRALEGLRGADVVLFDLHAEATSEKQALGWHLDGRAAAALGTHTHVPTADLRLLPGGTAYVSDVGMAGSPDGIIGMDREGFMEVFFRRRRAPVHPAAGPVRVDAVLVEADPESGGAAGAERIFREVP
- a CDS encoding MFS transporter; amino-acid sequence: MRGTPGRESSRNRAALRFVVLLGVVDLLADATYEGARSITGPFLASLGAGAAATGFVAGLGEFAGYALRAVSGYLGDRTGRFWAITIFGYVLNLAAVPLLALVGSWQLASALMVAERSGRAIRGPARDAMLSHAGSRMGRGWAFGLHEALDQLGAVAGPLAVAAVLYLAGGYRTGFAILAVPAALSLATLALSRRLYPDPGRLEAGREGREQEGGLPRAFWLYMAFVVFGVGGFASFQLVSYHLETTGLLPGAGIPLAFAAAMGVDALVALLSGRLFDRLGLTVLASVPLLTLPVAPLAFSGSAAAALGGVLLWGAVMGVQETIMRAAVGGMVPAAVRGTAYGLFNAVYGLCWFAGSSAMGALYEAEPGYAAAFSVALELASVGPLALLLRETRR
- a CDS encoding DUF190 domain-containing protein; translation: MNAGSAVRARVYLRDSARAGDRPAYEVIAEAFREARVVDVSIHRGILGFDRSSGLLSARPLRFHPDLPVVVEATGERARVEAALPRVRAALPRGLITLSEVALLPPDGA
- a CDS encoding DUF190 domain-containing protein; the protein is MRPAVRLRILIGEDERYRGRPLFEALVLAARERGLAGATVFKGFMGYAPHADIASAGILRLAENLPVVVDLVDEAEKIEAFLPFVRRAVREGLVIRSEVLAEQVLPGEER
- the crcB gene encoding fluoride efflux transporter CrcB, whose product is MSHVELALTLVGAGAGSVLRYLLGGWVGHRMGPEFPWGTLAVNVLGCLGLGLLQGAAPHERTLLLVLGSGLLGGFTTFSTLMLETINLAASGERDRAFFNVVGSLALGLFAFSLGASAGAGVAG
- a CDS encoding CrcB family protein, yielding MAQATVRLSSELDCERAVRLAHRRGVASATAYRGPETKAAHHVFLMLIDEEEVLAKVLQELRGLLPGASISVSREAVVHEAPEGFLRGAALRSRPFRAGLENLGWVFAGGALGAGTRLAAEETARQITPEAYGVFPWGTLAANVVGSFFIAIFGTLIFERFVGERARTFWVLGFLGSLTTFSSYALHTMRGWEASPLLGGLYGGGSILFGLLAAFGGFWISRRFL
- a CDS encoding TIGR03667 family PPOX class F420-dependent oxidoreductase yields the protein MPVVEPGVERRLREEKIVWLTTVRPDGQPQPVPVWFVWGTEGFLIYSRPNARKLRNIRSNPRVGLNLNCDERGGSVVRVEGTAEIVEDAAPASEIPEYVEKYREDMRRIGYEPAGFALDYSVAIRVTPRRWRSW
- a CDS encoding PadR family transcriptional regulator yields the protein MILDLLEERPAHGYEVIRALGERSRGFYAPSPGSVYPTLQMLEDMGYVRSSRRDGKRVYEITGQGKTFLREHREEVEDVWGRFGRGRDPEFEGELHEIRHELGDLGRLFARKLRAGRVDREKLRRVRGVVVRAAREIEDILEEDPA